Proteins from one Planctomyces sp. SH-PL62 genomic window:
- a CDS encoding glutathione peroxidase: MLGRILIACTILPALGLILASFATTPTARADDKKPTSVLDFHVKDIDGGDVALSQYQGKVLLIVNTASQCGLTPQYKGLEEVYKKYKDQGLEVLAFPANEFGAQEPGSDEQIKEFCSTKYNVTFPLFSKIVVKGEGINPLYSFLTSETTNPSYAGPIGWNFAKFLVNRKGEVIARFDPKTTPESPEVQAALEKALAEK, encoded by the coding sequence GTGCTCGGACGAATCCTGATCGCCTGTACGATCCTCCCCGCCCTCGGCCTGATCCTGGCGAGCTTCGCGACCACCCCGACCGCGCGGGCCGACGACAAGAAGCCGACCTCGGTGCTCGATTTCCACGTCAAGGACATCGACGGCGGCGACGTGGCCCTGTCCCAGTACCAGGGCAAGGTGCTCCTGATCGTCAACACCGCCAGCCAGTGCGGCCTGACCCCGCAGTACAAGGGCCTGGAGGAAGTCTACAAGAAGTATAAGGATCAGGGCCTGGAAGTGCTCGCGTTCCCCGCCAACGAGTTCGGCGCCCAGGAGCCCGGCAGCGACGAGCAGATCAAGGAGTTTTGCAGCACCAAGTACAACGTGACCTTCCCGCTCTTCTCGAAGATCGTCGTCAAGGGCGAGGGCATCAATCCGCTCTACTCCTTCCTCACCAGCGAGACGACCAACCCCAGCTACGCCGGCCCGATCGGCTGGAATTTCGCCAAGTTCCTCGTCAATCGCAAGGGCGAGGTGATCGCCCGCTTCGACCCCAAGACCACGCCCGAATCGCCCGAGGTCCAGGCGGCCCTGGAGAAAGCCCTCGCCGAGAAGTGA
- a CDS encoding thiamine phosphate synthase, whose product MDETFTPGARRAMDRAGARARARGADEVGPGDLLAALADEPESVASEMVAAFGLDAPGVREVLGLPRLDESEHGADPLDESAPAPAPPWSPAIRAIVGEAKARARAQGRSSSIGTEHLLAGLVVEAAFALEPLRDAGLDLDGLRDSLNRPEVDVEPLPPLEGPPLDLSDSTRTVDLARVLDASANRAREGLRVVEDYARFVLDDPGLTRRLKEARHRLAEALRGFDPDLLLAARDTREDVGTHIMTHSEQVRENPRAVLAANFKRTAEALRSLEEYGKLVDVWLAGRFEVLRYDVYTLEKLVMTAVHAYRSLADCRLMVLVGGLPTLGDLTWIVGEALAGGADVIQLREKGLPDRVLLTRAREVRILTAQAGARFLVNDRPDLARLAGADGVHLGQEDVTVRDARRIVGPNLVIGVSTHDRAQLDAAVLSGAGYLGVGPVFPSATKEFAEPELAGLAYVRAAAESTNLPWFALGGVDETNVDRVLEAGASRIAVAAAVVKADRPRDAAARLRAALDAADPDPLPHDPVFPTE is encoded by the coding sequence ATGGATGAGACGTTCACGCCGGGCGCCCGGCGGGCGATGGACCGGGCCGGGGCGAGGGCGCGAGCGCGAGGCGCGGACGAGGTGGGGCCGGGGGATCTGCTCGCCGCCCTGGCCGACGAGCCCGAGTCCGTCGCCTCGGAGATGGTCGCCGCGTTCGGCCTCGACGCCCCGGGCGTCCGCGAGGTCCTGGGGCTCCCCCGGCTCGATGAGTCCGAGCACGGCGCCGACCCGCTCGACGAGTCGGCCCCGGCACCGGCGCCGCCGTGGTCCCCGGCGATCCGCGCCATCGTCGGCGAGGCGAAGGCCCGCGCGCGGGCCCAGGGCCGGTCGTCGTCGATCGGCACCGAGCACCTGCTGGCCGGGCTGGTCGTCGAGGCCGCTTTCGCCCTGGAGCCGCTCCGCGACGCGGGGCTGGACCTTGACGGCCTTCGCGACTCGCTGAACCGCCCCGAGGTCGACGTCGAGCCCTTGCCGCCGCTCGAAGGGCCGCCGCTCGACCTGTCGGACTCGACCCGGACGGTCGACCTGGCCCGCGTCCTGGACGCCTCGGCCAATCGCGCCCGCGAGGGGCTCCGCGTGGTCGAGGACTACGCCCGGTTCGTGCTCGACGACCCCGGCCTGACCCGCCGACTCAAGGAGGCCCGCCACCGCCTGGCCGAAGCCCTTCGCGGCTTCGACCCCGACCTGCTCCTCGCCGCACGCGACACCCGCGAGGACGTCGGCACCCACATCATGACCCACTCCGAGCAGGTCCGCGAGAACCCCCGCGCCGTGCTCGCCGCCAACTTCAAGCGCACCGCCGAGGCGCTCCGCTCGCTGGAGGAGTACGGCAAGCTCGTCGACGTCTGGCTCGCCGGCCGCTTCGAGGTCCTCCGGTACGACGTCTACACGCTCGAAAAGCTGGTCATGACGGCGGTCCACGCCTATCGCTCGCTGGCGGACTGCCGCCTGATGGTCCTCGTCGGCGGCCTCCCCACGCTGGGCGACCTGACCTGGATCGTCGGCGAGGCCCTGGCCGGCGGGGCGGACGTGATCCAGCTCCGCGAGAAAGGGCTCCCCGACCGCGTGCTGCTCACCCGCGCCCGCGAGGTCCGCATCCTCACCGCGCAGGCCGGGGCCCGGTTCCTCGTCAACGACCGCCCCGACCTGGCTCGGCTCGCCGGGGCCGACGGCGTCCATCTGGGCCAGGAAGACGTGACCGTCCGCGACGCCCGCCGGATCGTCGGGCCGAACCTCGTCATCGGCGTCTCGACCCACGACCGCGCGCAGCTCGACGCGGCCGTCCTCTCGGGCGCGGGGTATCTCGGCGTCGGCCCCGTCTTCCCCAGCGCCACCAAAGAGTTCGCCGAGCCCGAGCTGGCCGGGCTGGCCTACGTCCGCGCCGCGGCCGAGTCGACGAACCTCCCCTGGTTCGCCCTCGGCGGCGTCGACGAGACGAACGTCGACCGCGTCCTCGAAGCCGGCGCCTCCCGGATCGCCGTCGCCGCCGCCGTCGTCAAGGCCGACCGCCCGCGCGACGCCGCCGCCCGCCTCCGCGCGGCGCTCGACGCCGCCGACCCCGACCCCCTCCCGCACGACCCGGTTTTCCCGACTGAGTGA